The following are from one region of the Megachile rotundata isolate GNS110a chromosome 15, iyMegRotu1, whole genome shotgun sequence genome:
- the LOC100881796 gene encoding uncharacterized protein LOC100881796, giving the protein MSPSVEPFPVQNLNELLAESLGKDIQVKQLEWRPLTAPGENFGSVMLAINVTVTRLNRTDTLHLVGKLPPTSAYLLDLFNSPVTFKKELLFYSSMAKEFTKLQLESGINEKDVSDLAPKYFGGRLGLKDPEVFDHQAVIVLENLKYNGYNTEDRIWGLDKIHTEFALDGLARLHALTIALKLKKPQLFQRMVSEVLTEVLNDTTEKCVIDMIRKAQADINNIAEMKPYMDRVNKTIEHGIQANKNAGQAEEPWATLVHNDFWVNNMMFRHDQRGQLIDMKIVDFQLCVYDYGVNDLIFFLVSSANKDILDNKLDDMIDMYYFRFVEFLKTLKVDTDRFTKQKFDQIVNHCATLKFNQCMMMAQVIQAPRASTPEIKEVKGDDIFLNRVGDDVYKQKLAHIVQLFDKRGWLVK; this is encoded by the coding sequence ATGTCACCGTCGGTCGAGCCGTTTCCAGTTCAAAACTTAAACGAGCTTCTAGCTGAAAGTCTGGGCAAAGATATACAAGTGAAGCAGTTAGAATGGAGGCCGCTAACTGCTCCAGGGGAGAACTTTGGAAGCGTAATGTTGGCCATCAACGTCACAGTGACTCGTCTGAACAGGACGGACACTTTGCATCTAGTTGGCAAACTACCGCCCACATCGGCCTATCTGTTGGACCTATTTAACAGTCCTGTAACATTTAAGAAGGAGCTACTATTCTACAGTTCAATGGCGAAAGAGTTCACGAAACTTCAACTAGAAAGCGGCATAAACGAGAAGGATGTAAGCGACCTGGCTCCCAAATACTTTGGCGGAAGATTAGGTCTGAAAGACCCGGAGGTATTCGATCATCAAGCGGTTATCGTCCTGGAAAATCTCAAATACAACGGCTACAACACGGAGGACCGTATCTGGGGGTTGGACAAAATCCACACGGAGTTTGCTCTGGACGGTCTGGCCAGGTTACACGCGCTCACCATAGCCCTGAAGCTCAAGAAGCCTCAGTTATTCCAGCGAATGGTATCCGAGGTGTTGACCGAGGTGCTGAACGACACCACTGAGAAATGTGTGATCGACATGATCAGAAAAGCTCAGGCTGACATCAACAACATCGCGGAAATGAAACCGTACATGGACCGTGTGAACAAAACCATAGAGCATGGCATCCAAGCGAACAAGAACGCTGGACAAGCCGAAGAGCCGTGGGCAACCTTGGTCCACAATGACTTCTGGGTGAACAACATGATGTTCCGACACGATCAACGCGGACAGTTGATCGATATGAAGATCGTGGACTTCCAGTTGTGCGTGTACGATTATGGGGTCAATGACCTGATCTTCTTCTTGGTGTCCAGCGCGAACAAAGACATACTGGATAATAAACTggacgatatgatcgatatgtaTTACTTCCGTTTCGTAGAGTTCTTGAAGACTCTAAAAGTGGACACAGACAGATTCACCAAACAGAAATTCGACCAGATCGTGAATCATTGTGCGACGCTCAAGTTCAATCAGTGCATGATGATGGCACAAGTCATCCAAGCTCCTCGGGCGTCCACGCCGGAGATCAAAGAAGTCAAAGGGGATGATATATTCCTGAATCGGGTAGGGGATGATGTGTACAAACAGAAGTTGGCGCACATCGTGCAGCTGTTTGATAAAAGGGGATGGTTAGTTAAATAG